A single window of Gossypium hirsutum isolate 1008001.06 chromosome A10, Gossypium_hirsutum_v2.1, whole genome shotgun sequence DNA harbors:
- the LOC107896004 gene encoding putative calcium-binding protein CML23, with amino-acid sequence MMRSEEYKRILRCFDKDGDGKISAWELRHRLGRMGGELMLNEEEALGWNGDGLLDLEDVIELMEGGGEEEEKMKDLREAFEMYDGEGIGFITPQGLNKMLTKLGESKSIDECMVMIKHFDINGDGVITYDDFRVMMQ; translated from the coding sequence ATGATGAGAAGCGAAGAATATAAACGCATTCTTCGTTGTTTCGACAAAGATGGAGATGGGAAAATTTCAGCGTGGGAGTTAAGGCATAGACTAGGACGGATGGGCGGAGAGTTGATGTTAAATGAAGAAGAAGCGTTGGGCTGGAACGGGGATGGGTTATTAGATTTGGAGGACGTAATAGAGTTGATGgaaggaggaggagaagaagaagaaaagatgaaggaTTTGAGAGAAGCATTTGAGATGTATGATGGAGAAGGAATTGGGTTCATTACACCCCAAGGACTGAACAAAATGCTGACAAAACTTGGGGAGTCAAAGTCGATTGATGAATGTATGGTGATGATCAAGCATTTTGATATCAATGGCGATGGAGTTATCACCTATGATGATTTCAGAGTAATGATGCAGTAA
- the LOC107896875 gene encoding vesicle transport protein SFT2B — MEKMNNAFEKMKMLVGMEVEDEHQQPAIEEDGNSFSFMDDFNRQCTLTTKQRFYGFAICLVSGLACTLLSILVFFHPIKFGITFTFGNLLALGSTAFLIGPKRQVSMMLDPVRIYATAIYLASMIIALFCAFYVRNKLLTLLAIMLEFGALIWYSLSYIPFARSMVSKIMVSCFDTEF, encoded by the exons ATGGAGAAGATGAACAATGCGTTTGAGAAGATGAAAATGCTGGTGGGAATGGAGGTGGAAGATGAGCACCAACAGCCTGCAATTGAAGAAGATGGAAACTCTTTCTCCTTCATGGACGATTTCAATCGCCAGTGCACTTTGACCACCAAGCAg AGGTTTTATGGGTTTGCCATCTGCTTGGTTTCTGGGTTGGCTTGTACACTCCTG TCAATCCTTGTTTTCTTCCATCCAATCAAGTTTGGAATCACATTTACATTTGGCAATTTGCTTGCACTTGGAAG CACCGCATTCCTCATTGGTCCAAAAAGGCAGGTGTCAATGATGCTTGATCCTGTTCGTATATATGCAACAGCTATATATCTTGCAAGTATGATAATTGCTCTGTTTTGTGCCTTCTAT GTTCGTAACAAGCTATTGACACTTCTGGCTATCATGCTAGAATTTGGTGCACTGATTTG GTATAGCTTGAGCTACATCCCTTTTGCGAGGTCAATGGTTTCAAAGATCATGGTATCCTGTTTCGACACTGAATTTTAA